The window CAACGGAAATAGTTCCAACTTTCAAGGAAATTTGCGTACCGTAAATAATTCGGCTGAATATATCCCTACCAAATTGATCAGTCCCGAATATATGTTCCGAATTTGGAGCACTTAACATTTGATCTGGATGCATTTCTAATGGTCCATACGGAGCAATTAAAGGAGCAAGTAAAGCTAATATGGCATAAACAACCATTATGATTAAACCTGAAAAGGCTAATTTATTTTTATAAAAACGATACCAAAACTCTTTCAATTAAAATTCCTCCTTAATAACGAATTTTTGGGTCTAAGAAGGCATATATTATATCCACAAATAAATTAATGATAACAAAAGCGCTCGCAATAAAAAGAATCGTTCCTTGTAGCAACGCATAATCGCGATTTGTAATCGCTTGAAGGGCTAATAATCCTATTCCTGGGAGCGAGAAAATTTGCTCAATTACAACAGTTCCCCCCATAAGATAACCAGCTTGAATTCCAATGACTGTCACCACAGGGATTAACGCATTTTTTAAAGCATGTTTCCAAACTAATAAGCTATTTGGAACACCTTTCGCTCTAGCCATTTTAATATACTCTTGTCCGATGACTTCCAACATTGTTGAACGAGTCATCCTCATTATGACTGCTCCAACAGATGTTCCCATCGCAATGACTGGCATAACCATGCATTGGAGATTAGCAATTGGATCTTCAAAAAAACTTACGAATCCTCCAGATGGAAGCCGTCCCATCTTTAAAGAAAGCAACAAAATCATAATTGTCGCTAACCAAAATCGAGGAATTGAGATACCAATCAAACCAAAAAAACTAGCAAAATAATCAATTAACGTATTTCTACGTATAGCGGCAATGCTACCTAATGGAATTGCTATGATAATAGCAAAAAGTAAACTAAGGATTGTTAACTCAATGGTAACGGGTAATCTCTCCATAATAGCACTTATTACAGGCTGACTTGTAAAAGTAGATTCGCCAAAATCACCTTGTAACACATTCGATATCCAAATAAAATATTGTACCATTAGCGGTTTATCTAAACCGTACTTACTACGCAATACTTCAGCTTGTTCTTCATTATAATTAGCACCTAACATTGCTGTAACGGTATCACCGGGAACAAGTCGAACTAAGAAAAAGGCAATGATAGATATCCCGAATAAAACAGGGATCGCAATAAATATTCTCTTTAAAATAAATTTTACCATTTTCTCTTCTCCCTTCGTTTTTCCCTCAGTTTTTTCACTTCTAACGTTTACTTGTTGAGTCATCCAATGAGAAAAAAACTTTCAGCAACACTACTA is drawn from Bacillus alveayuensis and contains these coding sequences:
- a CDS encoding peptide/nickel transport system permease protein (product_source=KO:K02033; cath_funfam=1.10.3720.10; cog=COG0601; ko=KO:K02033; pfam=PF00528; superfamily=161098; transmembrane_helix_parts=Inside_1_8,TMhelix_9_31,Outside_32_97,TMhelix_98_120,Inside_121_132,TMhelix_133_155,Outside_156_174,TMhelix_175_197,Inside_198_234,TMhelix_235_257,Outside_258_284,TMhelix_285_307,Inside_308_313) gives rise to the protein MVKFILKRIFIAIPVLFGISIIAFFLVRLVPGDTVTAMLGANYNEEQAEVLRSKYGLDKPLMVQYFIWISNVLQGDFGESTFTSQPVISAIMERLPVTIELTILSLLFAIIIAIPLGSIAAIRRNTLIDYFASFFGLIGISIPRFWLATIMILLLSLKMGRLPSGGFVSFFEDPIANLQCMVMPVIAMGTSVGAVIMRMTRSTMLEVIGQEYIKMARAKGVPNSLLVWKHALKNALIPVVTVIGIQAGYLMGGTVVIEQIFSLPGIGLLALQAITNRDYALLQGTILFIASAFVIINLFVDIIYAFLDPKIRY